From Dreissena polymorpha isolate Duluth1 chromosome 15, UMN_Dpol_1.0, whole genome shotgun sequence, a single genomic window includes:
- the LOC127860952 gene encoding uncharacterized protein LOC127860952 isoform X2 has protein sequence MHLLNSVGVFACAIIVKGEYFLSKTSTSWYNVQCSMAEPELEFKNGHFELRESINLLPRNPEAWVGYISTKVPFLFLGCAKLSSSHIFTVQSIGYCHNVCGGGMFGIKSSVQFECRCASQSVAILLQQCFGNICSDCWSIYTKTTATAYDRLVRRNLSAVDCLTYNHPTFHWSLCEGSVRKVMCSNKTYTDLTAKAKVIDQSENTWRTGIAHCLEYNMYPASQHSIIIGGFGNVQSQPYWTGVIRAHTLVRRSTKDNVTSTPEEGYAWINDTDQTIYLSFFGVKQSICFKANATPLSTTTIFQTQYSTHSTYANHVEDQSSTNVDPNSVGVGVGVSVAVLFTVGGAVIIIAIKRRGNLNCWKKHYNAQNIPNGSTDVFCVNPTTGKVADGIDNHNYFVLEKCTISDADNSINLTSISTENDDNYNSINEIDEPYARVEDDNYDYTTNTSEALRTTMTPSNVYIKLGNALPMYTNHAGRNMHGISQNMAQEPDNDYNITPIVMSIQAKMAHVDECDYDHIRHPIIATQNKTTKRMGENTNE, from the exons ATGCATTTGTTGAACAGTGTGGGAGTTTTTGCATGTGCTATTATAGTAAAAG GTGAATACTTTTTAAGCAAGACATCAACCAGCTGGTATAATGTACAATGTTCAATGGCAGAACCGGAGCTTGAATTTAAGAATGGCCACTTTGAACTCAGAGAATCGATTAACCTGCTGCCAAGAAATCCTGAAGCATGGGTCGGCTATATTTCCACAAAGGTTCCTTTTTTGTTCTTAG GTTGTGCGAAGTTGTCGAGTAGCCACATTTTTACAGTGCAGAGCATTGGTTACTGCCATAACGTGTGTGGTGGTGGAATGTTTGGAATAAAATCCAGCGTTCAG TTTGAGTGTCGATGTGCAAGCCAATCAGTGGCTATACTGCTGCAGCAATGCTTCGGGAATATTTGCAGCGACTGTTGGTCAATTTACACTAAAACAACTG CCACCGCCTATGATAGACTCGTCAGAAGGAACCTATCGGCGGTTGATTGTCTGACATACAACCATCCGACATTTCATTGGAGTCTATGTGAAGGCTCTGTTAGGAAGGTCATGTGCAGCAACAAAACCTATACAG ATTTAACAGCAAAGGCGAAAGTTATTGACCAATCAGAAAACACGTGGCGAACTGGCATAGCTCATTGTTTGGAATATAACATGTACCCAGCGTCACAACACAGCATAATTATTGGTGGATTTGGAAACGTTCAAAGTCAGCCGTACTGGACAGGAGTAATAAGAGCGCACACATTAGTGAGACGATCGACAAAAG ACAATGTTACATCGACCCCAGAGGAGGGATATGCATGGATAAACGATACTGATCAAACAATCTATCTGTCATTCTTCGGAGTTAAACAAAGTATATGTTTCAAAG CGAATGCTACACCACTTTCTACGACAACGATATTTCAGACACAATATTCAACGCACAGCACCTACGCCAACCATGTTGAGGATCAAAGTTCGACCAACGTTGATCCGAATA GTGTTGGTGTTGGTGTCGGTGTGTCAGTTGCGGTTCTATTCACAGTAGGTGGAGCCGTGattattattgcaattaaaagGAG AGGCAATCTAAACTGTTGGAAGAAACATTATAATGCCCAAAATATTCCAAACGGCTCTACTGATGTGTTTTGTGTTAATCCGACCACTGGCAAAGTTGCTGACGGTATAGACAACCATAACTATTTCGTACTTGAGAAATGCACAATATCAGATGCAGATAACAGCATTAACCTTACTTCAATAAGTACTGAAAATGACGATAATTACAATTCTATAAATGAGATCGACGAACCATACGCACGTGTTGAAGATGATAACTACGACTACACAACTAATACCAGTGAAGCTTTAAGAACGACCATGACTCCAAGTAATGTGTATATTAAACTGGGGAATGCCCTACCCATGTACACTAATCACGCGGGTAGGAACATGCATGGAATCAGTCAAAATATGGCTCAGGAACCTGACAATGATTACAACATCACACCAATTGTAATGTCTATACAAGCAAAAATGGCGCACGTTGACGAATGCGATTATGATCACATCAGACACCCAATTATCGCAACTCAGAACAAAACGACGAAAAGGATGGGTGAAAACACAAACGAATAG
- the LOC127860952 gene encoding uncharacterized protein LOC127860952 isoform X1 codes for MNLQDCADRKIMQFYKIMLVLMLATVTVKGEYFLSKTSTSWYNVQCSMAEPELEFKNGHFELRESINLLPRNPEAWVGYISTKVPFLFLGCAKLSSSHIFTVQSIGYCHNVCGGGMFGIKSSVQFECRCASQSVAILLQQCFGNICSDCWSIYTKTTATAYDRLVRRNLSAVDCLTYNHPTFHWSLCEGSVRKVMCSNKTYTDLTAKAKVIDQSENTWRTGIAHCLEYNMYPASQHSIIIGGFGNVQSQPYWTGVIRAHTLVRRSTKDNVTSTPEEGYAWINDTDQTIYLSFFGVKQSICFKANATPLSTTTIFQTQYSTHSTYANHVEDQSSTNVDPNSVGVGVGVSVAVLFTVGGAVIIIAIKRRGNLNCWKKHYNAQNIPNGSTDVFCVNPTTGKVADGIDNHNYFVLEKCTISDADNSINLTSISTENDDNYNSINEIDEPYARVEDDNYDYTTNTSEALRTTMTPSNVYIKLGNALPMYTNHAGRNMHGISQNMAQEPDNDYNITPIVMSIQAKMAHVDECDYDHIRHPIIATQNKTTKRMGENTNE; via the exons ATGAATCTTCAAGACTGTGCAGATCGGAAAATAATGCAGTTTTACAAAATTATGTTAGTGTTAATGCTGGCTACGGTTACAGTAAAGG GTGAATACTTTTTAAGCAAGACATCAACCAGCTGGTATAATGTACAATGTTCAATGGCAGAACCGGAGCTTGAATTTAAGAATGGCCACTTTGAACTCAGAGAATCGATTAACCTGCTGCCAAGAAATCCTGAAGCATGGGTCGGCTATATTTCCACAAAGGTTCCTTTTTTGTTCTTAG GTTGTGCGAAGTTGTCGAGTAGCCACATTTTTACAGTGCAGAGCATTGGTTACTGCCATAACGTGTGTGGTGGTGGAATGTTTGGAATAAAATCCAGCGTTCAG TTTGAGTGTCGATGTGCAAGCCAATCAGTGGCTATACTGCTGCAGCAATGCTTCGGGAATATTTGCAGCGACTGTTGGTCAATTTACACTAAAACAACTG CCACCGCCTATGATAGACTCGTCAGAAGGAACCTATCGGCGGTTGATTGTCTGACATACAACCATCCGACATTTCATTGGAGTCTATGTGAAGGCTCTGTTAGGAAGGTCATGTGCAGCAACAAAACCTATACAG ATTTAACAGCAAAGGCGAAAGTTATTGACCAATCAGAAAACACGTGGCGAACTGGCATAGCTCATTGTTTGGAATATAACATGTACCCAGCGTCACAACACAGCATAATTATTGGTGGATTTGGAAACGTTCAAAGTCAGCCGTACTGGACAGGAGTAATAAGAGCGCACACATTAGTGAGACGATCGACAAAAG ACAATGTTACATCGACCCCAGAGGAGGGATATGCATGGATAAACGATACTGATCAAACAATCTATCTGTCATTCTTCGGAGTTAAACAAAGTATATGTTTCAAAG CGAATGCTACACCACTTTCTACGACAACGATATTTCAGACACAATATTCAACGCACAGCACCTACGCCAACCATGTTGAGGATCAAAGTTCGACCAACGTTGATCCGAATA GTGTTGGTGTTGGTGTCGGTGTGTCAGTTGCGGTTCTATTCACAGTAGGTGGAGCCGTGattattattgcaattaaaagGAG AGGCAATCTAAACTGTTGGAAGAAACATTATAATGCCCAAAATATTCCAAACGGCTCTACTGATGTGTTTTGTGTTAATCCGACCACTGGCAAAGTTGCTGACGGTATAGACAACCATAACTATTTCGTACTTGAGAAATGCACAATATCAGATGCAGATAACAGCATTAACCTTACTTCAATAAGTACTGAAAATGACGATAATTACAATTCTATAAATGAGATCGACGAACCATACGCACGTGTTGAAGATGATAACTACGACTACACAACTAATACCAGTGAAGCTTTAAGAACGACCATGACTCCAAGTAATGTGTATATTAAACTGGGGAATGCCCTACCCATGTACACTAATCACGCGGGTAGGAACATGCATGGAATCAGTCAAAATATGGCTCAGGAACCTGACAATGATTACAACATCACACCAATTGTAATGTCTATACAAGCAAAAATGGCGCACGTTGACGAATGCGATTATGATCACATCAGACACCCAATTATCGCAACTCAGAACAAAACGACGAAAAGGATGGGTGAAAACACAAACGAATAG
- the LOC127860952 gene encoding uncharacterized protein LOC127860952 isoform X3, with protein MHLLNSVGVFAFLITVKGEYFLSKTSTSWYNVQCSMAEPELEFKNGHFELRESINLLPRNPEAWVGYISTKVPFLFLGCAKLSSSHIFTVQSIGYCHNVCGGGMFGIKSSVQFECRCASQSVAILLQQCFGNICSDCWSIYTKTTATAYDRLVRRNLSAVDCLTYNHPTFHWSLCEGSVRKVMCSNKTYTDLTAKAKVIDQSENTWRTGIAHCLEYNMYPASQHSIIIGGFGNVQSQPYWTGVIRAHTLVRRSTKDNVTSTPEEGYAWINDTDQTIYLSFFGVKQSICFKANATPLSTTTIFQTQYSTHSTYANHVEDQSSTNVDPNSVGVGVGVSVAVLFTVGGAVIIIAIKRRGNLNCWKKHYNAQNIPNGSTDVFCVNPTTGKVADGIDNHNYFVLEKCTISDADNSINLTSISTENDDNYNSINEIDEPYARVEDDNYDYTTNTSEALRTTMTPSNVYIKLGNALPMYTNHAGRNMHGISQNMAQEPDNDYNITPIVMSIQAKMAHVDECDYDHIRHPIIATQNKTTKRMGENTNE; from the exons ATGCATTTATTGAACAGTGTTGGAGTTTTTGCATTTCTTATCACGGTAAAAG GTGAATACTTTTTAAGCAAGACATCAACCAGCTGGTATAATGTACAATGTTCAATGGCAGAACCGGAGCTTGAATTTAAGAATGGCCACTTTGAACTCAGAGAATCGATTAACCTGCTGCCAAGAAATCCTGAAGCATGGGTCGGCTATATTTCCACAAAGGTTCCTTTTTTGTTCTTAG GTTGTGCGAAGTTGTCGAGTAGCCACATTTTTACAGTGCAGAGCATTGGTTACTGCCATAACGTGTGTGGTGGTGGAATGTTTGGAATAAAATCCAGCGTTCAG TTTGAGTGTCGATGTGCAAGCCAATCAGTGGCTATACTGCTGCAGCAATGCTTCGGGAATATTTGCAGCGACTGTTGGTCAATTTACACTAAAACAACTG CCACCGCCTATGATAGACTCGTCAGAAGGAACCTATCGGCGGTTGATTGTCTGACATACAACCATCCGACATTTCATTGGAGTCTATGTGAAGGCTCTGTTAGGAAGGTCATGTGCAGCAACAAAACCTATACAG ATTTAACAGCAAAGGCGAAAGTTATTGACCAATCAGAAAACACGTGGCGAACTGGCATAGCTCATTGTTTGGAATATAACATGTACCCAGCGTCACAACACAGCATAATTATTGGTGGATTTGGAAACGTTCAAAGTCAGCCGTACTGGACAGGAGTAATAAGAGCGCACACATTAGTGAGACGATCGACAAAAG ACAATGTTACATCGACCCCAGAGGAGGGATATGCATGGATAAACGATACTGATCAAACAATCTATCTGTCATTCTTCGGAGTTAAACAAAGTATATGTTTCAAAG CGAATGCTACACCACTTTCTACGACAACGATATTTCAGACACAATATTCAACGCACAGCACCTACGCCAACCATGTTGAGGATCAAAGTTCGACCAACGTTGATCCGAATA GTGTTGGTGTTGGTGTCGGTGTGTCAGTTGCGGTTCTATTCACAGTAGGTGGAGCCGTGattattattgcaattaaaagGAG AGGCAATCTAAACTGTTGGAAGAAACATTATAATGCCCAAAATATTCCAAACGGCTCTACTGATGTGTTTTGTGTTAATCCGACCACTGGCAAAGTTGCTGACGGTATAGACAACCATAACTATTTCGTACTTGAGAAATGCACAATATCAGATGCAGATAACAGCATTAACCTTACTTCAATAAGTACTGAAAATGACGATAATTACAATTCTATAAATGAGATCGACGAACCATACGCACGTGTTGAAGATGATAACTACGACTACACAACTAATACCAGTGAAGCTTTAAGAACGACCATGACTCCAAGTAATGTGTATATTAAACTGGGGAATGCCCTACCCATGTACACTAATCACGCGGGTAGGAACATGCATGGAATCAGTCAAAATATGGCTCAGGAACCTGACAATGATTACAACATCACACCAATTGTAATGTCTATACAAGCAAAAATGGCGCACGTTGACGAATGCGATTATGATCACATCAGACACCCAATTATCGCAACTCAGAACAAAACGACGAAAAGGATGGGTGAAAACACAAACGAATAG